The stretch of DNA CCTTTTTCGCACTGGGCCGTGCTGCCCGGGTGGCGCTGCGTGAGCGTCTGCTGGTGCTGTTGGGCGAACACAGCGAACATCAGGCCGCACTCGAGGCTGCGCTGTATCCGGCCAGCGAGTGCCAGCTGCACCTGCCGGCCAAGGTCGGCGACTACACCGACTTCTACGTCGGCATTCAGCACGCCACCAACGTTGGCAAGCTGTTCCGCCCCGACAACCCACTGCTGCCCAACTACAAATACGTGCCGATCGGCTACCACGGCCGCGCTTCGACCTTGCGCCCATCCGGTACCGAGGTCCGTCGCCCGAAAGGCCAGACCCTGCCGGCCGGCCACACCGAGCCGAGTTTTGGCCCCTGCGCACGCCTGGACTACGAGCTGGAGCTGGGCATCTGGATCGGCCAGGGCAACGACATGGGCGAGGCCATCCCGATTGCCGAGGCTGACCAGCATCTGGCCGGTCTGTGCTTGCTCAACGACTGGTCGGCACGGGATATCCAGGCCTGGGAATACCAGCCACTGGGCCCGTTCCTGTCGAAGAGCTTCATCACTTCCATTTCGCCCTGGGTAGTCACCGCCGAAGCGCTGGAGCCCTTCCGCTGCGCCCAACCGGCACGGCCGGATGGCGACCCACAGCCGCTGCCTTATCTGCTCGATCCGCGTGATCAGGCAAACGGCGCTTTCG from Pseudomonas putida encodes:
- the fahA gene encoding fumarylacetoacetase; amino-acid sequence: MNQTAIARSWVEHANGHRDFPLQNLPLGIFSRPGEAQRCGVAIGDAILDLEAVLAAGLFAGQAKVAVEAAGGGALNAFFALGRAARVALRERLLVLLGEHSEHQAALEAALYPASECQLHLPAKVGDYTDFYVGIQHATNVGKLFRPDNPLLPNYKYVPIGYHGRASTLRPSGTEVRRPKGQTLPAGHTEPSFGPCARLDYELELGIWIGQGNDMGEAIPIAEADQHLAGLCLLNDWSARDIQAWEYQPLGPFLSKSFITSISPWVVTAEALEPFRCAQPARPDGDPQPLPYLLDPRDQANGAFDIELEVLLLTERMREQGLPAHRLALSNTLNMYWTVAQLIAHHSVNGCQLQPGDLFGSGTLSGATPDAYGSLLETTVGGKQPVELASGEVRKFLEDGDEIILRARCQRDGMASIGFGECRGKIIAAN